The Mycolicibacterium aurum genome segment TATGTGGGCAAAGGGCTTTCCGGCGGCAAGATCATCGTCAAGCCGCCATCTGACGTGCTGTTCCTGCCGGAAGACAATGTCATCGCGGGCAATACGTTGCTCTACGGCGCCACCTCGGGCGAGGTGTACCTGCGCGGCCGGGCGGGGGAGCGGTTCGCCGCCCGCAACTCCGGTGCGCTGGCCGTCGTGGAGGGCGTGGGCGACCATGCCTGCGAGTACATGACGGGTGGCCGGATCGTGGTCCTGGGCAAGGTGGGCCGCAACATGGCCGCCGGAATGTCGGGCGGTATCGCGTTCGTGCTGGGCTTGGACCCGCGGCGGGTGAACACCGCCATGGTGGAACTGCAGCGCCTCGATCCCGAGGACCTGACGTGGCTGCACGGTGTGGTGGCCCAGCACGCCGGCTACACCGGCAGCACTGTCGCGACGTCGTTGCTCTCGGACTGGCCGCGACGCAGTGCGCAGTTCACCAAAGTCATGCCGCTGGACTATCAACGGGTGCTGCAGGCCACCCGGATGGCGAAAGCCGAGGGCCGGGACGTCGACACCGCGATCATGGAGGCAAGCCGTGGCTGACCCGCGTGGATTCCTTGAGGTGGCCAAGGTCGACGCCGCCAAACGTCCGGTCGACGAACGGGTCGGAGACTGGCGTGAGGTGTACGAGCGCCAGAACCCGCACGAGCGTGCCGGCGAAGTCTCTCAGCAGGCGCGTCGATGCATGGACTGCGGAATCCCGTTCTGCCACTCCGGAACTGCGGGCTGTCCGCTGGGTAACCTGATCCCCGAATGGAACGATCTGGTGCGCCGCGGCCGCTGGGATGCGGCCAGTGACCGGCTGCATGCCACCAACAACTTTCCGGAGTTCACCGGACGGTTGTGCCCCGCCCCGTGCGAGACCGCCTGTGTGTTGTCCATCGCCGAGGAGCAGACCGGTGGCAGCGTCACCATCAAGCGCATCGAACAGACCATCGCCGACCAGGCGTGGATGAACGGCATCGTCGAACCCCAGCCTGCCGCCATCTCCACGGGCAAGAAGGTTGCGGTGGTCGGTTCGGGCCCGGCGGGTCTGGCCGCGGCCCAGCAGCTCACGCGCGCCGGCCACGACGTGACGGTCTACGAGCGTGACGACCGCATCGGCGGCTTGATGCGTTACGGCATTCCCGAGTACAAGCTGGAGAAGGCGACGCTCGATCAGCGACTCTCGCAGATGCGGGCCGAAGGGACGCGCTTCGTCACCGACTGCGAGGTCGGTGTGGACCTGTCGGTGGATCAGCTGCGGGCCCAGCACGACGCGGTGGTGCTCGCTGTCGGCGCGTTGCGGGCGCGCGACAACGACGTCGAGGGCCGCCACCTCAACGGCGTGCACCTGGCGATGGATCACCTGGTGCCCGCCAACAAGGAATGCGAGGGTGACGGTCCCAGCCAGGTGACCGCCGAAGGCAAGCACGTGGTGATCATCGGTGGCGGCGACACCGGCGCCGACTGTCTGGGAACCGCGCACCGTCAGGGCGCCGCGTCGGTGACCCAGCTCGACTACAACCCCGAACCGCCCGAGTACCGCGACGAGTCCCGCTCGCCGTGGCCGATGTGGCCGATCGTGTTGCGCACCCGGCTGTCACCGGCCCACGCCGAGGGTGGACACCGGCGCTATGAAGTTGCGGTGCAACGGTTCCTCGGAGACGACCAGGGCAACCTGCGTGCGATGGAGATCGCCGAGGTGAAGGTGGAGCGCGACGCCTCGGGCCGCAGGAGCATCGTGCCGGTCGGTGACTCGTTGGAAATCCCGTGCGACATGGCCCTGCTGGCCATCGGCTTCGAGGGCGTGGAACACATGCCGCTGCTCGGCGAGCTCGGTCTGTCGCTGAGCCGGCGCGGCGCGCTCTCGTGCGGTTCGGACTGGCAGACAGATGCACCCGGAGTGTTCGTCTGCGGGGACGCGCACCGTGGCGCCTCCTTGATCGTGTGGGCGATCGCCGAGGGGCGGAGCGCCGCCCACGCCGTCGACACCTACCTCATGGGCGAATCGGATCTACCCGCGCCGGTCAGGCCCGGCGCGCTCCCGCTGGCCGTCGTCTGAATCGATTAACGACTATGCTCAGGAGCCGTGAATAGACGCGGAAAGATCGTCTGTACGCTCGGTCCGGCTACCGCCTCGGAGGAGGCGGTCAGGCAGCTGGTCGAGTCCGGAATGGACGTGGCCAGGCTGAACTTCAGTCACGGCGACTACCCGGACCACGAGTCGAACTACAAGCGGGTGCGTGCCGCATCCGACCGGACCGGACGGGCCGTCGGAATCCTCGCTGACCTGCAGGGACCCAAGATCCGGCTGGGCCGGTTCGCGGACGGTCCGACGGTGTGGGCCAACGGCGAGACCGTGCGAATCACGGTCGAGGACTTCGAGGGCAACCACGACCGGGTGTCCACCACCTACAAGCGACTCGCTCAGGACGCCAGGCCCGGGGACCGCGTCCTCGTCGACGACGGAAACGTCGGCCTGGTTGTCGAGCACATCGACGGCAACGACGTGGTGTGCTCGGTCACCGAGGGCGGCAAGGTCAGCAACAACAAGGGCATGTCACTGCCGGGCATGAACGTGTCCGCCCCGGCGCTGTCGGAGAAGGACATCGCCGATCTGGAGTTCGCGCTGCGGCTCGGTGTCGACCTGGTCGCACTGTCGTTCGTGCGTTCGCCCGCCGACGTCGAACTCGTCCACGAGATCATGGACCGCGTCGGCCGCCGCGTTCCCGTCATCGCCAAGCTGGAGAAGCCCGAGGCGATCGACAACCTCGAAGCCATCGTGCTGGCCTTCGACGCGATCATGGTCGCCCGCGGCGACCTCGGCGTCGAGCTGCCGCTCGAAGAAGTGCCGCTGGTGCAGAAGCGGGCCATCCAGATGGCCAGGGAGAACGCCAAGCCTGTCATCGTCGCCACCCAGATGCTGGAATCGATGATCGAGAACTCCCGGCCCACCCGTGCCGAGGCATCCGACGTCGCCAACGCCGTGCTCGACGGTGCCGATGCGGTCATGCTCTCCGGCGAGACCTCGGTGGGTAAGTTCCCGTTCGAGACGGTCCGCACGATGGCGCGCATCATCTCCGCGGTCGAGGACAACTCGGTGACCGCACCGCCGCTGACCCACACCCCGCGGACCAAGCGGGGCGTCATCTCCTACGCCGCCCGCGACATCGGCGAACGTCTGGACGCCAAAGCGCTCGTGGCGTTCACGCAGTCCGGCGACACGGTGCGTCGCCTGGCCCGGCTGCACACCCCGCTGCCGGTGCTGGCCTTCACCTCGCTGCCGGAGGTGCGCAGCCAGCTGGCACTGACCTGGGGAACGGAGACGTTCATCGTCCCGCACATCGAGACCACCGACGGGATGATCCGCCAGGTCGACAAGTCGATGCTCGAGCTCGGCCGCTACAAGCGGGGCGACCTCGTGGTCATCGTCGCGGGCGCTCCTCCGGGCACAGTAGGCTCCACGAATCTGATCCACGTCCACCGCATCGGGGAGGACGACGTCTAGCCCGACCACAGGTAGGAGACAGCAGTGCCGGAGTCTGGCGCACACGCAGACTTCGAGGAGCTGCTGGCGATCCTGCACCTGGACCGGGTGGACGACGACACATTCCTGGGCTCGCACCCGAGCAAGAACCCGATCCGCACCTTCGGCGGCCAGATGATGGCGCAGGCGTTCGTCGCTTCCGGGCGGACCCTGAAGCACCCCACTCCGCCGAGTGCGCTGTCGGTGCATTTCATCGCGGGCGGCGACCCGGAACTCGATCTAGAGTTCCACGTGGTGCGGCTGCGTGACGAGCGCCGGTTCGCCAACCGCCGCGTGGACGTCATGCAGAAGGGACAGCTGCTCACCACGGCGATGGTGTCCTACCTCGCCGGCGGTAAGGGGCTCGAGCACGGCCTCCAGCCTCCACCGCCGGGTCACCCTCTCGACGTGCCGCCGATCGACGACCTGCTGCGCGGGTACGAGGAGATCGTCCCCCACTTCGCGAACGCGTTGCGGCCCATCGAGTGGCGCTACACCAACGACCCGGCGTGGATCATGCGGGACAAAGGGGAGCGCCTCGACCACAACCGGGTGTGGATGAAGGCGCAGGGGGTGATGCCCGACGACCCGGTGCTGCACGCCGCAGCGCTGGTGTACTCGTCAGACACCACGGTGCTGGACTCGATCATCACCACGCACGGTCTGTCCTGGGGCCACGACCGGATCTTCGCGGTGAGCGCCAACCACACGGTGTGGTTCCACCGACCGGTGCGGTTCGACGACTGGGTCCTCTACTCGACGACGTCGCCGGTTGCCGCCGATTCCCGCGGCCTGGGCACCGGACACTTCTTCGACCGGTCAGGTCAGCCGCTGGCCACCGTCGTGCAGGAAGGCATCATCAAGTACTTCCCGGGGCGCGCTACGGCGTCGGAGTGACGGTGACCGAGAACTCGTCCTCGACGCGCTGGCTGAACTCGTTGGCGCACTGTTCGACAGCCGCCTGATCGTCGCCGGCGCGGCTGATGCAATCGATGTAATCGCCGCCGCCGACTTCCTTGAACATCGCCCATCCCAGGGTCGCGTAGATCGCGATGAAAGCCAGCCCCGCGACGATCGCGACGGCGCCCAGCACGATTCCGCCCGTTGCGACACCCCCGTTGGTCGCCTCGCCCTTCTTGACGCGGCCGCGGCCCAGGACACCGAGCACGATCGCGGTGATGCCGAGCACGACGCCGCCGACCACCGTCCAGCACGACAGCAGGCCGACGATCGCGACCACCAGCGCGGCCGTGCCCATTCCGTTCTTCGGGCCGACGGGCGGGATCGCCGGGTAGCCGCCGTAGAGCGGTGGCGGATATCCGCCGGGCGGACCCGGGTACGCGCCCGGCGGAGGAGGCGGCGGAGGTTCACTCATGCGGGTGAGATTACCGTCACCGGGACGTTCTCGGGCAGATGATGAGTGGCAACGACCACGGTGCGTTCCGCGCCGAAGAGGGCACCCGGTGTGAGTAAGTCCGCCATGATCTGCTCGGCGTCGGAGGCGTCCAGATGCTCCGTCGGTTCGTCGAGCAGCAGCGTCGGCGCTGTCGACACCAGCGCGCGTGCCAGCAGCAGCCTCCTGCGCTGTCCGGCCGATACCGCCGCGGCGCCACCGACCAGAACCGTGGACAGGCCCTCGGGTAGGTCGTCGAGCCAGCGACCGAGTCCGGCGCGCCGGAGCGCGTCGCGCAATGCGTCGTCGTCCGCGTCGCCGCGGGCGACCAGCAGGTTGTCGCGAACGGTGGTGGAGAACAGATGGGCGTCCTCGGCGAAGAAGACGCCCGGTGTCTGCATGAGGAGTGTCGTCTTCCCGCAGCCGCTGGGTCCGACGACGGCGACGCGGTCGCCGGGTCGCAGGTCCAGCGCGGTGACGGCCGGTCGACGGTCGTCGTCGACGGTGTCGGTGAGGGTGAGAAGGCGCCGTGCCGCCAGCCGCGCCCGGCTCAGCGCGACGGCGGCGCCGGGGAGTGCCGCGGTGGCTTCGAATGCGGCCAGTGGCACCAGCATCAGGATGGCGACGGTGGTGGGCGCGAGGTGGTCCGACAGCGCGATCCCGGCGAACAGGGCGCCGAGAACGCTCACTCCGATGGCCGCCGTCGGTGCCGCCGCGGCCACGGCCGCCGGTGCAGCGGCGCGGTCGATCGCGCGCCCCCACCGGCGTTGTTCCTCACCGGCGTCGGCGATGACGCCGGCGAGGCGGCCGCTGACCCGCAATTCCGGGGCGTGTTCGAGAGCCAGCATCACCGCGGTATCACGCTGTGAATGATGTTCGACGGCAATAGTTTCCGCGGCTGACGCAGCCCGGGCGGCCAGTGCCGGGGCAGCGCCGCCGGCGATCAGCATACAGATCGCCAGCACCAACCCGGCGACCGGGGAGATGACGGCGACGGTGGTGACCGCCGCCACGCCGAGGATCGCGGCGACACAGATCGGCACCACCGCGCGCACCAGCACGTCGGACAGCTCGTCCACCCCGCTGCCCACCCTGGACACCAGATCGCCGCTGCTGCGCCGCATCACAGCGTCCGCGGGTCCGGTGGCCAGCCGGATGAACAGCTGCTCGCGAGCGGTACCCGCGGCGCGCAACGCGGTGTCGTGCGACGCCAACCGTTCGCAGTACCCCAGAAGTCCGCGCGAGATGCCGAGTGCGCGGACCGTGACCGCGGCGACGGTCAGGGTCAGTACCGGCGGCATCTCCCAGGCGCGGGTGATGAGCCACGCCGACACCGCGGTCAGGCCGAGCGCACTGCCCAGCGACAGCGCGCCGAAGATCACGGCGCCCGCGATGCGCGGCACCCGTGGCCGCAGCAGCGACCACGCCAGCAACAGGGGATCACGGCGCGACACGGACACCCCCCATCTCGACGACCACGTCGCCGCGGGCCAGCACCGGATCGCGGTGCCCCACCACGATCACCGTGGCACCGCCGGCGGCTCGGGCCGCTATGGCGTCGAGCACACGGGATTCGGTGGGGCCGTCGAGATGCGCGGTGGGCTCGTCGAACAACAGCACCGGCGCCGAAGAACCCAGGACCCGTGCCAGGCCGAGCCGTTGGCGCTGGCCCAGCGACAGACCCACGCCGCCGCGTCCGATGACGGTCTGCACACCGTCGGGCAGCGTCGCGAGTACGGAATCGAAGCACGCCGCGCGGCATGCCGCTGCCACGTCGTGAAGCGGTCCGAACAATTCGAGGTTGTCCTGCACCGTGCCCGGTATCAGCACCGGCCGCTGAGCCAGCCACGCCACCGTCGACCACCACTGCGCGGGGTCGAGGTCGTCGACGTCGACACCGTTGACGTGGATGCGGCCCGCGGTCGGATCGCCGAGTCCGAGAATCGCCTGCAGCAGGGTGGATTTGCCGATCCCGTTGGGGCCGGTCAGCACGGTGATGCGACCGGGCTCAGCGATCAGCTGCGGGACGTCCACCTCGATCGTCACCGCATCACCGGGCACGGCGAGTGTGCCACCGGTCGAGGGTGTCTGGCGGTCGATGAACCGGAACGCCGCCTGCACGGCGGTTTTTCCGTCCTGGGCGGAGTGAAACGCCGCCCCGACGCGGCGCAACGGCCAGAACACCTCGGGGGCGAGCAGTAGCGCGGTGAGGCCTGCTGTCAGCGTCATCTCGCCGTAGACGAGTCGCATGCCCACACCGACCGCCACCAACGCCACTCCCAGCGTCGCGAGGAGCTCGAGCACCAACGCGGACAGGAATGCGATCCGCATCGTGGCCATGGCGGAACGGCGATGTGCTGCACTGAGTTCGGCGATTCGCCGGGCCGCGCCGTCGGTGCGCCCGAGTGCGCGCAGTGTGGGTAGGCCGGCGACGAGATCCAGCAGCCGCGACTGCAGTGTCGCCATCGCGGTCAGCGCCGCCGCCGAGCGGTCGGCGGTGGCCAGGCCGATCAGGATCATGAAGATCGGGATGAGGGGCAGCGCGATCATCACGATCACGGCCGATTTCCAGTCGTAGAACGCGATCACGATCACGGTGGCGGGGGTGAGGATCGCCGCGAGGAACAGCGACGGCAGATACGCGGTGAAGTACACCCGGAGCCGGTCGAGCCCGCGGGTGATGACGACGGCGGCGTCGTCGCGTTCGGCGGTCAGCTCCCGTGGCGGCAGGGACGTCGCGGTGGTCAGCACCTGTTCGGACAGATCGGCGATCACCGCACTGGCACCCCGCTGCGCGAGCCTGCCCTGCTGCCAGTGCGCGAGTGTCCTGACGGTCCACAGCGTCGCGAGCATCACGATCGGCCCTGCGAGCGCCCCGACAGTGCGGGCGGCGGGGTCGGTGATGACCCGCGCGACGATCCCTGCCAGCACAACCGATGCGGAGATGGTGCAGGCCGCGATGAGCACACCGCAGGCTGTGGTGGCGACCAGGAATCGGCGCATCGCCGCCGAGGCCCGCCACAGTCGCGGGTCTATCGGGGCGCGCGAGGTCTGTGTCAGGACGGTCGCCTCGACAGGCCGATGGACGGCGGGATGGCATCGGCGCTCACCCGCTTCCGGAACACCCAGTAGGACCAGGCCTGGTAGCACAGCACCAAGGGCAGAAGCGCCAGCGAGGCCCACGTCATGATGCGCAGCGTGTACGGCGTCGACGACCCGTTGTAGATCGTCACACCCCAGTCGGGATTCAGCGTCGACGGCAACAGGTACGGGTACATGGATCCGAAGATCAGCGCGGCCACCGCGGCGATCACCACGACCATCGACGCGAACGCCACGCCCTCCCGCGTCTTTCGCCACATCAATGCGACCGACACCAGCAGTGCCACCACGGCCAGGCTCAGCGGGAGCCAGGTCCAGGGCTTGCCGTAGGCGAGCTGAGTCCACAGACCGAATCCGCCGGCCAGCACGATCACCGGGACCGACAGAAGCCGTCCGGTGCGGAACGCGTCGTCGTGCAGCGCCCCCGAGGTCTTCAGTGCGAGGTAGACCGACCCGTAGAACAGGAACAGCGAGGCGGTCGCCAACCCGCCCAGCAGGGTGTAGGGGCTGAGCACGTTCCCGATGGCGACGTTGGTCTGCCCGTCGGCGTCGATTGGCAAGCCCCGCAACAGGATTGCGAACGCGACACCCCACAGCACGGCGGGGAGCCACGAGCCGAGTGCGATGCCGATGTCAGCCCAGTTGCGCCACTGCGGATCGTTGATCTTGCCGCGCCATTCGATGCCGACGATCCGCAGGATCATGCCGAACAGGATGGCCAGCAGTGGCAGGTAAAGGGCGGAGAACAACGTCGCATACCAGTTGGGGAAGGCGGCGAACATCGCTGCCCCCGCGGTGATCAGCCAGACCTCGTTCGCGTCCCACACCGGGCCGATCGTGTTGAGCACCGCGCGGCGTCGGTCGTCCGGGTCGCCCGGTCCGCGGGCGCCCAGCGGAGCCATCAGCATGCCGACGCCGAAATCGAAGCCCTCGAGCACCAGAAAGCCGAGAAAAAGCACGGCGATCAGGAGAAACCACAGTTCCTGGAGTCCCACGACAATCTCCTAGTAGGCGAACGACAGCGGGGCGACGTCGTCTGAGTTGGGCGGTGCCGGCGGCGCGGGTTCGGAGTCATGCTCCTGCGGGCCTTCGACCACGTAGCGCCGCATCAGGTAGAACCACACGACGGCCAGTGCGCCGTAGAGCAGGGTGAACACCGCCAGTGAGAACATGACCGTGCCCGCGGCGTGGTTGGACACGCCTTCCTGCACCGTCATTCGCACCAGCGGGTCGCCGGTGGGGTTGGGCACGACGACCCAGGGTTGGCGACCCATCTCGGTGAACACCCAGCCGGCCGAGTTCGCCAGGAACGGGGTGGGGATGGCGAGTATCCCGAACCACCCGTACCACCGCTGGTCCGGGAGCCTGCCGCGTCGGGTCAACCACAGGCTCACCAGGGCGAAAGCCACCGGAACCAGCAGCAATCCGATCATCGCCCGGAACGCCCAGTAGGTGACGAACAGGTTGGGCCGGTAGTCGCCCGGGCCGAACTTCTGCTGATACTCCTGTTGCAGGTCCTGAACCCCCTGCAGGGTTACGCCGCTGAACTTGCTCTCGGCCAGGAACGGCAGAACGTAGGGCACCTCGATCAGGTGGGTCACGCTGTCGCAGTTGTTATGGGTGCCGACGGTCAGCACCGAGAACATCGGATCGGTTTCGGTGTGGCACAACGATTCCGCCGACGCCATCTTCATCGGCTGTTGGACGAACATGAGTTTGCCCTGGATGTCTCCGGTGAACAGCAGGCCGCCCGCCGCCGCGAGCGCGACGAGGCTGCCCAGGATCACGGCCGGACGGAACATCGTTCGCGAGTCGTCGGAGGCGCCGTCGTCGCTGCCACGGCCTTCGGTCCTGCGCCGCCGGTCCCGCACCATCAACCACGCCGAGATGCCCGCCACGAACGCCCCCGCGGTCAGCAGTGACCCGGTGACTGCGTGAAAGAACGCCCACACGGCGGTGTTGTTGGACAGAAGCGCACCGAAGTCGACCAGCTCGGCCCGGCCGGTCTCGGGGTTGAATTTCGCGCCCACCGGGTGCTGCATGAACGAGTTCGCAGCGATGATGAAGTAGGCCGAGGCGTTGACCCCGAACGCGACGATCCAGATGCAGGCGAGGTGGACGGCCTTGGGGAGTCGCTGCCACCCGAAAATCCACAGGCCGATGAACGTCGACTCGAAGAAGAAGGCGACCAGCCCCTCGAACGCGAGCGGGGCGCCGAAGATGTCGCCGACGAACTTCGAGTACTCGCTCCAGTTCATCCCGAACTGGAACTCCTGCACGATTCCGGTTGCGACGCCGATGGCGAAGTTGATCAGGAAAAGCTTGCCGAAGAACTTCGTCAGCCGATACCACGCGGTATTACCGGTGACGTGCCACACGGTCTGCATGACGGCGATCAGCGGCGCCAAGCCGATGGTGAGTGGGACGAAGATGAAGTGGTAGACGGTGGTGATACCGAACTGCCACCGCGACACATCCAGTGCGTTCATCCGCCACTCCCGGGCCTTACCTAGTTGATCGACGCCTTCTACGACAGAGTGTAGTAGCTTGTGCGGCGCCCGTCGCTAGGGACTTTCGTCCTTCATTCCGGGGTTGGGGGCCACGACTTCTTCTCTGGGGCCGCCGACGCGGACCGCATGCTTGCTCGCCGAGCGGATCCCGAACGCGGAGACGACCTCGAACACGCCCAGCACGATCAACCAGATTCCGACGACCATGGTCAGCGTCTCGATGGATCTGAACGGCGCAGCCAGCATGATGACGCCGGCGATCAGGCTGATCACACCGATGAAGATCTCCCAGGCGCGGCCGGGCAACGTCGGGTCGCTGATCGCCGACACCGCCGTCGCCACGCCACGGAAGATGAAGCCGATTCCAATCCAGATGGCCAGCAGAAGAACGGCATCGCCGAAGTTGCGGAAGCACATGATGGCCAGCACGAGAGCCGCGGCACCGCTGATGAACAGCAGCACACGGCCGCCCGCCGAGACGTGCAGGCTGAACGCGAAGACCACCTGCGTGATGCCCGCCACCAACAGGTAGGCGGCGAAGAAGATGGCAGCGACGAAGATGCTGATTCCGGGCCAGAGCCACACCAGGGCACCCAGAAGGATGGCGAGAATTCCCGAGACCAGTGCCGTCTTCCAGAGATGCTGCAACATGGTTGGGGGAGCGGCGGTTTCCATGCGCGAAGTTTGACACAGGGCCCGACACGACCCGCGTGATTTCGCGTTACCGCTGTGATGAACCAACGCTGTCGTTAATGTTCGGTTACCGGCGCTGCGCGTCGGGTCATCGGTCGTTAACGTTCCTGGCTGGAGAAGGCCCGCGGGGGGCAGCAGGACACGCTGACGACCCGAAGAAGAAAGTTGAGGCAACCAGTGTTGGGTGGAATCCAAGACCGCCGGACCAGGATCTGGCGCATGGCGGCAGTCTTCGTCGCTGCCGGCGCGCTGACCCTGTCGGGCTGTTCGAGTAGCTCCGAGGCGCCGAGCGAAGAGGGATCCCCGACCGCGGCAGCGCCCGCGGAAAAGGTCGACGCGATCGCGAACACCGTGCCCGAGGCCATCAAGTCGACCGGCAAGCTCGTCATCGGCGTGAACATTCCGTACGCACCGAACGAGTTCAAAGACCCCGAAGGCAAGATCGTCGGCTTCGACGTCGACCTGATGAACGCGATCGCGGGCACGCTCGGCCTGACCCCGGAGTACCGCGAAGCCGACTTCGCCAAGATCATCCCCTCGATCCAGGGCGGCACGTTCAACGTCGGCATGTCATCGTTCACCGACAGCAAGGAACGCGAGGAGCAGGTCGACTTCGTCACCTACTTCTCCGCAGGCACGCTGTGGGCCCAGCCCGCCGGCGGCGACATCAACCCGGAGAGCGCCTGCGGCAAGAAGGTCGCGGTGCAGGCCACCACGGTGCAGGAGACCGACGAACTGCCTGCGCGCAGCAAGAAGTGCACCGACGAAGGTCAACCGGCCATCGAGATCGTCCCGTTCGACAGCCAGGACGCGGCCACCAACGCCGTCGTGCTCGGCCAGGCCGACGCCATGTCCGCGGATTCGCCGGTGACCCTGTACGCGATCAAGCAGACCAACGGAAAACTCGAGCAGGCGGGCGAGGTGTTCGACTCGGCGCCGTACGGGTGGCCCGTGGAGAAGGGGTCTCCGCTCGCTCAGTCGCTGGTGCAGGCCCTTGAGCATCTGATCGAGACCGGCAAGTACAAGGAGATCGCCGCCAACTGGGGCCTGGAGGAAGGCATGATCGACAAGCCGGTCATCAACGGCGCGATCTCCTAGGCGGCGTTGACACCGATGAGTGATGCCGGTTCGCCGCCACAGTCCAAACCACCTGAGTCCATCGATGCCGTCCCGCTGAGTCATCCGTGGCGATGGGTGGCGGCGGCCGTCATCATCATTCTGGTCGCGCTCTTCCTCTGGGGTGCGGCCACCAACCCGGCCTACGGCTGGTCCACCTACTCCGAATACCTGTTCAACGAGCGGATCCTGCTCGGGGTGTTCAACACCCTGCAGCTGACCATCTACTCGATGGTGATCGGCGTCGTGCTCGGCGTTCTCCTCACCGTGATGCGGCTGTCGGAGAACCCGGTCATGAGCGCCGTGTCCTGGGTGTTCCTGTGGATCTTCCGTGGCACGCCGGTCTACGTGCAGCTGGCTTTCTGGGGACTCTTCCCGACCATCTACCAGAACCTGCAGCTGGGCGTGCCGTTCGGGCCGTCGCTGCTCCATGTGGACCTGCAGAGCCTGTCGTTCCCGTTCGCGCTGGCGGTGATCGGCCTGGCGCTCAACGAGGCCGCCTACATGGCGGAGATCGTCCGCGCCGGCATCACCTCGGTGCCGGAAGGACAGATGGAGGCCTCGACTGCGCTCGGCATGTCGTGGGGAAAGGCGATGCGCCGCACGGTTCTACCGCAGGCGATGCGGGTGATCATCCCGCCGACGGGAAACGAGCTCATCAGCCTGCTCAAGACGACCTCGCTGGTCACCGCGGTGCCCTACGCGTTCGATCTGTACAGCATCGCGACCCGCGAGATCGCCGCGCGTATCTTCGAACCTGTGCCGCTGCTGCTCGTCGCCGCCACCTGGTATCTGATCATCACCAGCGTCCTGATGGTGGGCCAGTTCTATCTCGAGCGGTACTTCTCCCGGGGTGCCTCGCGCAAGCTGACCACCAAGCAGCTCGAGGCGCTGGCGCTGGCGCAAAAGCCGGCAGCAGGCTGAGAGGACAGGCATGACGACAGAGGCGGCGTCCGCCACGCCGATGGTGAAGGCGGAACTGGTCTGCAAGGACTTCGGCGCACTGAAGGTGCTCAAGGGGATCACGCTCGAGGTCAAGCAGGGCGAGGTCCTCGTGCTGGTCGGACCGTCGGGTTCCGGAAAGTCCACCTTCCTGCGGTGCATCAATCACCTGGAGACGGTCAGCGCCGGGCGGCTCTACGTCGACGGCACTCTCGTCGGCTACAACGAGCGCGGCGGCAAACTGTATGAGATGAAGCCGCGCGAGGTGGCCAAACAACGCCGCGATGTGGGCATGGTCTTCCAGCACTTCAACCTTTTCCCGCACCGGACCGCGCTGGGCAACGTGATCGAGGCGCCCATCCAGGTCAAAGGGGTGAGCAAGAGCGAAGCCATCGAGCGGGGCAAGGAAATGCTCGAAACCGTGGGGCTGGCCGACAAGGCCGAGGCCTACCCGGCGCAGCTCTCCGGAGGTCAGCAGCAGCGCGTCGCCATCGCCCGGGCGCTGGCCATGGAGCCCAAGCTGATGCTGTTCGACGAACCG includes the following:
- a CDS encoding amino acid ABC transporter ATP-binding protein, which translates into the protein MTTEAASATPMVKAELVCKDFGALKVLKGITLEVKQGEVLVLVGPSGSGKSTFLRCINHLETVSAGRLYVDGTLVGYNERGGKLYEMKPREVAKQRRDVGMVFQHFNLFPHRTALGNVIEAPIQVKGVSKSEAIERGKEMLETVGLADKAEAYPAQLSGGQQQRVAIARALAMEPKLMLFDEPTSALDPELVGEVLAVMKKLAAQGMTMMVVTHEMGFAREVADELVFMDAGVVVERGDPREIMANPQHERTQAFLSKVM
- a CDS encoding amino acid ABC transporter permease; its protein translation is MSDAGSPPQSKPPESIDAVPLSHPWRWVAAAVIIILVALFLWGAATNPAYGWSTYSEYLFNERILLGVFNTLQLTIYSMVIGVVLGVLLTVMRLSENPVMSAVSWVFLWIFRGTPVYVQLAFWGLFPTIYQNLQLGVPFGPSLLHVDLQSLSFPFALAVIGLALNEAAYMAEIVRAGITSVPEGQMEASTALGMSWGKAMRRTVLPQAMRVIIPPTGNELISLLKTTSLVTAVPYAFDLYSIATREIAARIFEPVPLLLVAATWYLIITSVLMVGQFYLERYFSRGASRKLTTKQLEALALAQKPAAG